A single region of the Nocardioides aquaticus genome encodes:
- the ctlX gene encoding citrulline utilization hydrolase CtlX — protein MSAQAPSAVILVRASRFLPNPATAADNAFQADVPPGESDAVVAARALSEMDAVADALRAVGVRVHVFDDHDHTRPDSVFPNNWVSTHAGGAVAVFPMYASNRRHERRADVLEMLKSQYRVQTIVDYSGLEPDGIFLEGTGAMVLDHVSRVAYAARSHRADTQVLERFCTDFTYEPMSFDAVDAHGVPVYHTNVMGCVGTEVALMALGMIPDERRREQVRERLSVNGRSVVELTEEQVREFAGNAVELCGRTPEGRRCYLMVMSARARRSLRPDQVAVIEESCRIVAVDIPTIELAGGSVRCMIAGIHLDRRPDDVAPGLTQAVVAINEDHPVTPDGHLVDDDARRDA, from the coding sequence GTGAGTGCCCAGGCCCCGTCCGCCGTCATCCTCGTCCGCGCCAGCAGGTTCCTGCCCAACCCGGCCACGGCAGCGGACAACGCCTTCCAGGCCGACGTGCCCCCGGGGGAGTCGGACGCGGTGGTCGCGGCCCGTGCGCTGAGCGAGATGGACGCGGTGGCCGACGCGCTGCGCGCCGTCGGCGTCCGGGTGCACGTCTTCGACGACCACGACCACACCAGGCCCGACAGCGTCTTCCCCAACAACTGGGTCTCCACGCACGCCGGCGGGGCGGTGGCCGTCTTCCCGATGTACGCCTCGAACCGCCGCCACGAGCGGCGTGCCGACGTGCTGGAGATGCTGAAGTCGCAGTACCGGGTGCAGACGATCGTGGACTACTCCGGCCTCGAGCCGGACGGGATCTTCCTCGAGGGGACGGGGGCGATGGTCCTCGACCACGTCTCCCGGGTCGCCTACGCGGCGCGCAGCCACCGCGCCGACACCCAGGTCCTCGAACGGTTCTGCACCGACTTCACCTACGAGCCGATGTCCTTCGACGCCGTCGACGCGCACGGCGTGCCGGTCTACCACACCAACGTCATGGGCTGCGTCGGCACCGAGGTCGCGCTGATGGCGCTGGGGATGATCCCCGACGAGCGGCGCCGCGAGCAGGTGCGCGAGCGGCTCAGCGTGAACGGTCGGTCCGTCGTGGAGCTGACCGAGGAGCAGGTCCGCGAGTTCGCCGGCAACGCCGTCGAGCTCTGCGGGCGCACGCCCGAGGGTCGGCGCTGCTACCTGATGGTGATGTCGGCGCGGGCCCGGCGCAGCCTGCGGCCCGACCAGGTCGCCGTGATCGAGGAGTCGTGCCGGATCGTCGCCGTCGACATCCCGACCATCGAGCTCGCCGGAGGGTCGGTGCGCTGCATGATCGCCGGCATCCACCTCGACCGACGTCCCGACGACGTCGCGCCCGGGCTCACGCAGGCGGTGGTCGCGATCAACGAGGACCACCCGGTCACGCCCGACGGGCACCTGGTCGACGACGACGCCCGTCGGGACGCGTGA
- the paaA gene encoding 1,2-phenylacetyl-CoA epoxidase subunit PaaA produces MTAQTQETRPDGEGPDEAELLAAFDATIARHDRIEPRDWMPEKYRSTLVRQIAQHAHSEIIGMQPEGNWITRAPSLRRKAILLAKVQDEAGHGLYLYSACETLGVSRQELTLKLVEGRQKYSSIFNYPTLSYADVGTIGWLVDGAAICNQVPLCRTSYGPYGRAMIRVCKEESFHQRQGFELLSTMMRGTDEQRAMVQESVDRFWWPALMMFGPPDDDSPNTEQSMAWGIKRDTNDELRQKFVDMSVPQAEALGVTLPDDGLVWNAERGHHDFSQPDWDEFYAVVKGSGPCNAQRIAHRRRAHEDGAWVRDAATAFARRQQETVQRGSAS; encoded by the coding sequence ATGACCGCGCAGACGCAGGAGACCCGACCCGACGGCGAGGGCCCGGACGAGGCGGAGCTCCTGGCCGCCTTCGACGCCACGATCGCACGTCACGACCGGATCGAGCCGCGGGACTGGATGCCGGAGAAGTACCGCTCGACGCTGGTGCGCCAGATCGCCCAGCACGCACACTCCGAGATCATCGGCATGCAGCCCGAGGGCAACTGGATCACCCGCGCGCCGTCGCTGCGGCGCAAGGCGATCCTGCTGGCCAAGGTGCAGGACGAGGCCGGCCACGGGCTCTACCTCTACTCCGCCTGCGAGACGCTCGGGGTCAGCCGGCAGGAGCTGACGCTGAAGCTGGTCGAGGGAAGGCAGAAGTACTCCTCCATCTTCAACTACCCGACGCTGTCCTACGCCGACGTCGGCACGATCGGCTGGCTGGTCGACGGCGCCGCGATCTGCAACCAGGTGCCGCTGTGCCGCACCTCGTACGGGCCGTACGGCCGGGCGATGATCCGGGTCTGCAAGGAGGAGTCCTTCCACCAGCGCCAGGGCTTCGAGCTGCTGTCGACGATGATGCGCGGCACCGACGAGCAGCGCGCGATGGTCCAGGAGTCGGTCGACCGGTTCTGGTGGCCAGCGCTGATGATGTTCGGCCCGCCGGACGACGACTCGCCGAACACCGAGCAGTCGATGGCGTGGGGCATCAAGCGCGACACCAACGACGAGCTGCGCCAGAAGTTCGTCGACATGTCGGTGCCGCAGGCCGAGGCGCTCGGCGTGACGCTGCCCGACGACGGCCTGGTCTGGAACGCCGAGCGCGGACACCACGACTTCTCCCAGCCCGACTGGGACGAGTTCTACGCCGTGGTCAAGGGCTCCGGTCCGTGCAACGCCCAGCGCATCGCGCACCGTCGTCGCGCCCACGAGGACGGCGCCTGGGTCCGCGACGCCGCCACGGCCTTCGCCCGCCGCCAGCAGGAGACGGTGCAGCGGGGGTCCGCGTCGTGA
- a CDS encoding DUF805 domain-containing protein: MSLPDAVRSVLRQYAGFSGRAPRSEFWWWFLVTLVLGLLAGTVDLAVAAVVGVSPFNLLLVLALFLPTLAVTVRRLHDSGLSGWWVLLFYGLGLASAVVSVVAVVTLVVGAVQGSDLAPDGSDGGAALTVGLVLLGVAAVAGLASALTWLVMMLRSSTPGVNRYGPPHGAPVPAPWAPPQVPPYGMDDTQPFGRPYA; encoded by the coding sequence GTGTCCCTGCCCGACGCCGTCAGGAGCGTGCTGCGCCAGTACGCCGGGTTCTCCGGCCGCGCGCCCCGCTCCGAGTTCTGGTGGTGGTTCCTCGTCACCCTCGTCCTCGGTCTGCTCGCCGGGACCGTCGACCTCGCCGTGGCCGCCGTGGTCGGCGTCTCGCCGTTCAACCTGCTGCTCGTCCTGGCGCTGTTCCTGCCGACCCTGGCCGTGACCGTGCGACGCCTGCACGACAGCGGGCTCAGCGGGTGGTGGGTGCTGCTGTTCTACGGCCTCGGGCTGGCCTCGGCCGTCGTGTCGGTCGTCGCCGTGGTGACCCTGGTCGTCGGCGCGGTGCAGGGCTCCGACCTGGCCCCGGACGGCTCGGACGGCGGGGCGGCGCTGACCGTCGGGCTGGTCCTGCTGGGCGTGGCCGCGGTGGCCGGTCTCGCCTCGGCGCTCACCTGGCTGGTGATGATGCTGCGGTCCTCGACGCCGGGCGTGAACCGGTACGGCCCCCCGCACGGTGCGCCGGTGCCGGCTCCGTGGGCCCCGCCGCAGGTCCCGCCGTACGGGATGGACGACACCCAGCCGTTCGGCCGGCCGTACGCGTGA
- the paaK gene encoding phenylacetate--CoA ligase PaaK codes for MEDLGPRPGDLETIETASVDELRALQTERLRWSVRHAYEHVPHYRASLDAVGVHPDDVRELEDLARLPFTAKADLRENYPYGMFAVPREQVVRVHASSGTTGRPTVVGYTRDDIDTWAHVMARSIRAAGGRAGHVLHNAYGYGLFTGGLGAHYGAERLGCTVVPVSGGMTERQVQLIVDFEPDLIMVTPSYMLAIVDEMERQGVDPRGTSLRVGIFGAEPWTNDMRREMEQRLDMHAVDIYGLSEVIGPGVAAECVETKDGLTVWEDHFYPEVVDPVTGQVLPDGEEGELVLTSLTKQAMPVLRYRTRDLTRLLPGTARTMRRIEKITGRTDDMIILRGVNLFPTQIEELILSLPALSPHFQCVLERTGRLDSMVVVVERREGVDPATADRAGAELQLLVKNRIGVSIEVRAVAPGSVERSMGKMRRIVDRRVAR; via the coding sequence ATGGAGGACCTCGGCCCCCGCCCAGGGGACCTGGAGACGATCGAGACGGCGTCGGTCGACGAGCTGCGCGCGCTGCAGACCGAGCGGCTGCGCTGGTCGGTGCGGCACGCCTACGAGCACGTGCCGCACTACCGTGCGTCGCTGGACGCGGTCGGGGTGCACCCGGACGACGTCCGTGAGCTGGAGGACCTGGCGCGGCTGCCGTTCACGGCCAAGGCCGACCTGCGCGAGAACTACCCGTACGGGATGTTCGCGGTGCCGCGCGAGCAGGTGGTGCGGGTGCACGCGTCGTCCGGCACGACCGGTCGGCCGACGGTGGTCGGCTACACCCGCGACGACATCGACACGTGGGCCCACGTGATGGCGCGCAGCATCCGGGCGGCCGGCGGCCGGGCCGGGCACGTGCTGCACAACGCCTACGGCTACGGCCTGTTCACCGGCGGGCTCGGGGCGCACTACGGCGCCGAGCGGCTCGGCTGCACCGTCGTGCCGGTGTCGGGTGGCATGACCGAGCGGCAGGTCCAGCTGATCGTCGACTTCGAGCCGGACCTGATCATGGTCACGCCGTCGTACATGCTCGCGATCGTCGACGAGATGGAGCGCCAGGGCGTCGACCCGCGCGGGACGTCGCTACGGGTCGGGATCTTCGGCGCCGAACCGTGGACCAACGACATGCGCCGCGAGATGGAGCAGCGTCTCGACATGCACGCCGTCGACATCTACGGGCTGTCAGAGGTGATCGGGCCCGGCGTGGCCGCCGAGTGCGTGGAGACCAAGGACGGGCTCACGGTCTGGGAGGACCACTTCTACCCCGAGGTCGTGGACCCGGTGACCGGGCAGGTGCTGCCCGACGGCGAGGAGGGCGAGCTGGTGCTGACCTCGCTGACCAAGCAGGCGATGCCGGTCCTGCGCTACCGCACCCGCGACCTGACCCGGCTGCTGCCGGGGACCGCCCGCACGATGCGCCGGATCGAGAAGATCACCGGGCGCACCGACGACATGATCATCCTGCGCGGGGTGAACCTGTTCCCGACCCAGATCGAGGAGCTGATCCTGTCGCTGCCGGCGCTCTCGCCGCACTTCCAGTGCGTGCTCGAGAGGACCGGCAGGCTGGACTCGATGGTCGTCGTGGTCGAGCGGCGCGAGGGCGTGGACCCGGCGACGGCCGACCGCGCCGGCGCCGAGCTGCAGCTCCTGGTCAAGAACCGGATCGGGGTCAGCATCGAGGTCCGGGCCGTGGCCCCGGGCTCGGTCGAGCGCTCGATGGGCAAGATGCGGCGGATCGTGGATCGGCGGGTGGCGCGGTAG
- the paaE gene encoding 1,2-phenylacetyl-CoA epoxidase subunit PaaE, whose product MTAVQPDRPAQAARAARAARATFHELTVSAVERLTDDSAAITFAVPDELADAYDFRAGQALTLRRHVDGQEHRRSYSICAPAGSPPRVGVREIPGGLFSSWLVHDVAVGDVVEVQTPTGSFRAEPTSRTRHLCIAAGSGITPMLSIASTVLTDPDSRVTLVYGNRRTSTVMFAEELADLKDVHGPHLDLIHVLSREPRDVDLFSGRLDADRLRRLLGALVPLGSVDHVWLCGPFGLISDAREVLGELGVSPDKVHFELFYVDEPPPEVVRQEAVVEGETSEVTIVLDGRTTTAAMPRGQSVLDGAAATRHDLPFACKGGVCGTCRAHVPTGEVDMRRNYALDDDEVARGYVLTCQSFPVGDTVTVDFDA is encoded by the coding sequence ATGACCGCCGTCCAGCCCGACCGGCCCGCGCAAGCCGCCCGTGCCGCCCGTGCCGCCCGGGCCACCTTCCACGAGCTGACCGTGTCCGCCGTCGAGCGGCTGACCGACGACTCCGCCGCGATCACCTTCGCGGTCCCCGACGAGCTCGCCGACGCCTACGACTTCCGGGCCGGTCAGGCGCTCACCCTGCGCCGCCACGTCGACGGGCAGGAGCACCGGCGCTCGTACTCGATCTGCGCGCCCGCCGGCTCGCCGCCGCGGGTCGGGGTGCGCGAGATCCCGGGCGGCCTCTTCTCCTCCTGGCTGGTGCACGACGTCGCCGTGGGCGACGTGGTGGAGGTGCAGACCCCGACCGGCAGCTTCCGGGCCGAGCCGACCAGCCGGACCCGCCACCTCTGCATCGCCGCGGGGTCCGGGATCACCCCGATGCTCTCGATCGCGAGCACGGTGCTCACCGACCCGGACTCCCGGGTGACCCTGGTCTACGGCAACCGCCGCACCAGCACGGTGATGTTCGCCGAGGAGCTCGCCGACCTCAAGGACGTCCACGGCCCGCACCTCGACCTGATCCACGTGCTCTCCCGCGAGCCGCGCGACGTCGACCTCTTCTCCGGGCGCCTCGACGCCGACCGCCTGCGTCGCCTGCTCGGCGCGCTCGTGCCGCTCGGCTCCGTCGACCACGTCTGGCTCTGCGGACCCTTCGGCCTGATCTCCGACGCCCGCGAGGTGCTCGGCGAGCTGGGGGTGTCGCCGGACAAGGTCCACTTCGAGCTGTTCTACGTCGACGAGCCGCCGCCGGAGGTCGTCCGCCAGGAGGCCGTCGTCGAGGGCGAGACCAGCGAGGTCACGATCGTCCTGGACGGGCGGACCACCACCGCCGCGATGCCCCGGGGGCAGAGCGTCCTCGACGGCGCCGCCGCGACCCGCCACGACCTGCCCTTCGCCTGCAAGGGCGGGGTCTGCGGCACCTGCCGGGCGCACGTCCCGACCGGCGAGGTCGACATGCGCCGCAACTACGCCCTCGACGACGACGAGGTCGCCCGCGGCTACGTCCTGACCTGCCAGAGCTTCCCGGTCGGCGACACGGTCACGGTCGACTTCGATGCCTGA
- a CDS encoding TetR/AcrR family transcriptional regulator: MSAGQPPARRGRPGYDQETVLRRAVELFNRQGYDATSIGDLARELGLSKSAIYHHVDSKEQLLSAALDEALDALTSAVDAALDRSSGATADARLQQVVQRSVRILVEHRPAVTLLLRVHGNSEVEVAALRRRRRLDERLAGLVAEAAAEGAVRSDVAPELISRLLFGLVNSLVEWYRPEGPVDVDTLARSIAVLAFDGLRVPPSG; encoded by the coding sequence GTGAGCGCGGGGCAGCCGCCCGCACGACGTGGTCGGCCGGGCTACGACCAGGAGACCGTCCTGCGGCGTGCGGTCGAGCTGTTCAACCGCCAGGGCTACGACGCGACCAGCATCGGCGACCTCGCCCGCGAGCTCGGGCTGAGCAAGTCGGCGATCTACCACCACGTCGACAGCAAGGAGCAGCTGCTCTCCGCGGCGCTCGACGAGGCGCTGGACGCGCTGACCTCGGCGGTCGACGCGGCCCTCGACCGGAGCAGCGGGGCGACGGCCGACGCGCGCCTCCAGCAGGTCGTGCAGCGCTCGGTACGGATCCTGGTCGAGCACCGGCCGGCGGTGACGCTGCTGCTGCGGGTGCACGGCAACAGCGAGGTCGAGGTCGCTGCGCTGCGCCGCCGACGGCGGCTCGACGAGCGGCTCGCGGGCCTGGTCGCCGAGGCGGCGGCCGAGGGCGCGGTGCGCTCCGACGTCGCGCCGGAGCTGATCAGCCGGCTGCTGTTCGGCCTCGTCAACTCCCTGGTCGAGTGGTACCGGCCCGAGGGGCCGGTGGACGTGGACACCCTGGCGAGGTCGATCGCCGTGCTGGCCTTCGACGGGCTGCGCGTCCCGCCGAGCGGCTAG
- a CDS encoding HNH endonuclease signature motif containing protein, with the protein MTTTTDAETELGCEAPWEPGPARVRPGVRVTGALLDARGAVSAAAGVSTAALSNTDLTTAAHEITALESQVAAYKLAVLAEARDRGQHGPVGEEADTDPAAWLGKLTGDPTEVLRGGLWIARLLQEKYHHTRRALEAGTLRLSQAKVLVRAAERAPKTLTRDQIASAEESLVLTATGESSPTNAKGRPMTAARLRDEARRVYANMLPSKAEADQAEGDDTAAEEHDAHRECYLSLNDRGDGTFRGTFVIPTLHGRILQAALEKLTAPRRHTRDTDGTPLTDESAQHGTSYGEKIGAGFCELIEHLPTQGFDHGNTIGLLITAALDKIAAGVGTGTLATGEAISIRSIRRLACNAGHLPVVLGGDSMPLDVGKSRRKFTRHQGCALNTLHDTCGIAGCERPFAWCELHHLLEWSRGGPTDLRNALPLCGHHHRKAHDPAYEMRRHRGREYVLKKIRR; encoded by the coding sequence ATGACCACCACCACCGACGCCGAGACGGAGCTCGGGTGCGAGGCACCCTGGGAGCCGGGTCCGGCACGGGTACGTCCCGGGGTCCGCGTCACCGGTGCCCTCCTCGACGCCCGTGGCGCGGTCTCGGCTGCGGCGGGGGTGTCGACCGCGGCGTTGTCGAACACCGACCTGACCACCGCCGCCCACGAGATCACCGCCCTGGAGTCCCAGGTCGCTGCCTACAAGCTCGCGGTCCTCGCCGAAGCCCGCGACCGCGGCCAGCACGGCCCCGTCGGCGAGGAGGCCGACACCGACCCCGCAGCCTGGCTCGGCAAGCTCACCGGCGACCCCACCGAGGTCCTTCGCGGCGGGCTCTGGATCGCCCGACTTCTTCAGGAGAAGTACCACCACACGCGGCGTGCCCTGGAAGCCGGGACCCTGCGCCTGTCCCAGGCCAAGGTCCTCGTCCGCGCCGCCGAACGCGCCCCCAAGACACTCACCCGCGACCAGATCGCGTCCGCGGAGGAGTCGCTGGTGCTGACCGCGACCGGCGAATCCTCACCCACGAACGCCAAGGGCCGGCCGATGACCGCGGCACGGCTACGCGACGAGGCCCGCCGGGTGTACGCGAACATGCTCCCGTCGAAGGCCGAGGCCGATCAGGCCGAAGGCGACGACACCGCCGCCGAAGAACACGACGCGCACCGCGAGTGCTACCTGTCGCTGAACGACCGCGGTGACGGGACCTTCCGCGGGACGTTCGTGATCCCCACCCTGCACGGCAGGATCCTGCAAGCCGCCCTGGAGAAGCTCACCGCACCCAGACGCCACACCCGCGACACCGACGGGACGCCCCTGACCGACGAGTCCGCCCAGCACGGCACCTCCTACGGCGAGAAGATCGGTGCCGGGTTCTGCGAGCTCATCGAGCACCTGCCCACCCAGGGCTTCGACCACGGCAACACCATCGGACTCCTCATCACCGCAGCCCTCGACAAGATCGCCGCCGGCGTCGGGACCGGGACCCTGGCCACCGGCGAAGCGATCAGCATCCGCTCGATCCGGCGCCTGGCCTGCAACGCCGGCCACCTCCCCGTCGTCCTCGGCGGGGACTCCATGCCCCTCGATGTCGGGAAGTCCCGGCGCAAGTTCACCCGCCACCAGGGCTGCGCCCTGAACACCCTGCACGACACCTGCGGCATCGCCGGCTGCGAGAGACCCTTCGCCTGGTGCGAGCTCCACCACCTCCTGGAATGGTCCCGCGGCGGCCCCACCGACCTGCGCAACGCGTTGCCCCTGTGTGGGCACCACCACCGCAAAGCTCACGACCCCGCCTACGAGATGCGCAGGCACCGAGGACGCGAGTACGTCCTGAAGAAGATCAGACGGTAG
- the paaD gene encoding 1,2-phenylacetyl-CoA epoxidase subunit PaaD: MTATVSLSAERARRVAAEVTDPEMPMLTLADLGVLRDVVASDGVVTVTITPTYSGCPAMATMRDDLVHRLRDHGFKDVRVRVALTPAWSSDWISERGRQALRDHGLSAPGPAPAHGGPVPLNLLPTRRELLCPRCGSPATALTSEFGPTACKAMYRCEDCLEPFEHVKEI, translated from the coding sequence GTGACCGCCACCGTGTCGCTGTCCGCCGAGCGGGCGCGGCGGGTCGCGGCCGAGGTCACCGACCCCGAGATGCCGATGCTCACCCTGGCCGACCTCGGCGTGCTCCGCGACGTGGTGGCCTCCGACGGCGTCGTCACGGTGACGATCACCCCGACCTACTCCGGCTGCCCGGCGATGGCCACGATGCGCGACGACCTCGTGCACCGGCTGCGCGACCACGGCTTCAAGGACGTCCGGGTCCGGGTCGCCCTGACGCCGGCCTGGTCCAGCGACTGGATCAGCGAGCGCGGCCGTCAGGCCCTGCGCGACCACGGCCTGTCGGCCCCCGGGCCGGCCCCGGCCCACGGGGGGCCGGTGCCGCTGAACCTGCTGCCGACCCGTCGCGAGCTGCTCTGCCCGCGGTGCGGCTCGCCCGCCACCGCCCTGACCTCGGAGTTCGGCCCGACCGCCTGCAAGGCGATGTACCGATGCGAGGACTGCCTCGAGCCGTTCGAGCACGTGAAGGAGATCTGA
- the paaI gene encoding hydroxyphenylacetyl-CoA thioesterase PaaI, which yields MPDGPPPGTGTEHEVARSSTAAMWAGDAASRMLGMEVAAVGPGTASVTMTVRDDMVNGWGTCHGGLLATLADSAFAVACNSRGTVTVAAGFDVSFLEPGRLGDELVATAREVALRGRSGIFDVTVARATDGVAIAEFRGRSRSTGRRNPALLEPALPEPALPGPG from the coding sequence ATGCCTGACGGCCCGCCGCCCGGGACCGGCACGGAGCACGAGGTCGCACGGTCCAGCACCGCGGCGATGTGGGCCGGCGACGCCGCCAGCCGGATGCTCGGCATGGAGGTCGCCGCGGTCGGGCCGGGCACCGCGAGCGTGACGATGACGGTGCGCGACGACATGGTCAACGGGTGGGGGACCTGCCACGGCGGCCTGCTGGCCACCCTGGCCGACAGCGCCTTCGCCGTGGCCTGCAACTCCCGCGGCACCGTGACGGTCGCGGCCGGGTTCGACGTCTCGTTCCTCGAGCCCGGACGGCTCGGCGACGAGCTGGTCGCGACCGCGCGCGAGGTCGCGCTCCGCGGGAGGTCCGGGATCTTCGACGTCACCGTCGCCCGCGCCACCGACGGGGTGGCGATCGCGGAGTTCCGGGGCCGCAGCCGCAGCACCGGGCGGCGCAACCCCGCCCTCCTCGAGCCCGCCCTCCCCGAGCCCGCCCTCCCCGGCCCGGGCTAG
- the paaC gene encoding 1,2-phenylacetyl-CoA epoxidase subunit PaaC, whose translation MTDHDSAYDGLLGGDDSQWAFGTDFEDPLAGVDTTIADGVDPAALATYCLMLGDDALVYSHRLSQWTSNAPDLEDDIALANIALDLLGQARLLLARAAAADPSVVPVLPEGSPVPPEDALAFFRDDAGFRNVRLVEPEDADFGVTVARLLVFATYRLALLERLRSSDDTVLAAIAAKGVKEVAYHRDYAARWFLTLAQGTEESRRRLLAGLALVWPLRAELFDTHPVEAAAAGQGFGVDPAMVVDEVDVLLEQVLSVSGVERPDVRPTGPLGRGAGRDGRHTEALGRMLAEMQVVARAHPLGRW comes from the coding sequence ATGACAGACCACGACAGCGCCTACGACGGACTCCTCGGCGGCGACGACTCGCAGTGGGCCTTCGGGACCGACTTCGAGGACCCCCTCGCCGGGGTGGACACCACGATCGCCGACGGCGTCGACCCCGCCGCGCTGGCCACCTACTGCCTCATGCTCGGCGACGACGCGCTCGTCTACTCCCACCGGCTGTCCCAGTGGACCAGCAACGCCCCCGACCTCGAGGACGACATCGCGCTGGCCAACATCGCCCTGGACCTGCTGGGCCAGGCGCGGCTGCTGCTGGCGCGGGCCGCGGCGGCCGACCCCTCGGTCGTGCCGGTCCTGCCGGAGGGCTCCCCGGTGCCGCCCGAGGACGCGCTGGCGTTCTTCCGCGACGACGCCGGGTTCCGCAACGTCCGCCTCGTCGAGCCCGAGGACGCCGACTTCGGCGTGACGGTGGCCCGGCTGCTGGTCTTCGCGACCTACCGCCTGGCGCTGCTGGAGCGGTTGAGGTCCAGCGACGACACCGTGCTGGCCGCGATCGCCGCGAAGGGCGTCAAGGAGGTCGCCTACCACCGCGACTACGCCGCCCGCTGGTTCCTGACCCTCGCGCAGGGCACCGAGGAGTCCCGCCGCCGGCTGCTGGCCGGGCTGGCCCTGGTGTGGCCGCTGCGCGCCGAGCTGTTCGACACCCACCCCGTCGAGGCGGCCGCCGCCGGGCAGGGCTTCGGCGTCGACCCGGCGATGGTGGTCGACGAGGTCGACGTGCTGCTCGAGCAGGTGCTGTCGGTGAGCGGGGTCGAGCGGCCCGACGTGCGGCCGACCGGTCCGCTGGGACGCGGCGCCGGGCGCGACGGCCGGCACACCGAGGCGCTCGGTCGGATGCTCGCCGAGATGCAGGTCGTGGCCCGGGCGCACCCGCTGGGCCGCTGGTGA
- the paaB gene encoding 1,2-phenylacetyl-CoA epoxidase subunit PaaB, with translation MPQGEWPLYEVFVRGKRGLNHVHVGSLHAADDQMAVRHARDVYTRRNEGVSIWVVRSSAVTASSPDEKDPLFAPAGDKVYRHPTFYDIPDDVPHM, from the coding sequence GTGCCGCAGGGGGAGTGGCCGCTCTACGAGGTGTTCGTCCGCGGCAAGCGCGGCCTGAACCACGTCCACGTCGGCTCGCTGCACGCCGCCGACGACCAGATGGCGGTGCGCCACGCCCGGGACGTCTACACCCGGCGCAACGAGGGCGTCAGCATCTGGGTGGTCCGTTCCTCGGCCGTCACCGCCAGCAGCCCCGACGAGAAGGACCCGCTGTTCGCCCCCGCCGGTGACAAGGTCTACCGCCACCCCACCTTCTACGACATCCCCGACGACGTCCCCCACATGTAG
- a CDS encoding GNAT family N-acetyltransferase, producing MTSSPAPAATIAEVDPRDPLARQALDAYLAEVAQRLDVTFDPGPVSDAGRWLLGRDAADPSRPVAYGGVVAVSSGPQRGAGEVKRMWVDPAWRGTGLGGRLLRDLEALAGRLGHPRVVLDTNLVLTEAVGLYERAGYARVEPYNDNPHAQAWFAKDVLTRGPADR from the coding sequence GTGACCAGCTCCCCCGCGCCCGCGGCGACGATCGCCGAGGTGGACCCCCGCGACCCGCTCGCCCGGCAGGCGCTCGACGCGTACCTCGCCGAGGTCGCCCAGCGCCTCGACGTCACCTTCGACCCGGGCCCGGTCTCCGACGCAGGGCGCTGGCTGCTCGGCCGCGACGCGGCGGACCCCTCCCGGCCCGTGGCGTACGGCGGTGTGGTCGCCGTGAGCTCCGGACCCCAGCGCGGTGCCGGCGAGGTCAAGCGGATGTGGGTCGACCCGGCCTGGCGCGGCACCGGTCTCGGCGGGCGGCTGCTGCGCGACCTCGAGGCGCTGGCCGGACGGCTGGGCCACCCGCGCGTCGTGCTGGACACCAACCTCGTGCTGACCGAGGCGGTCGGGCTCTACGAGCGGGCCGGGTACGCCCGCGTCGAGCCGTACAACGACAACCCGCACGCCCAGGCGTGGTTCGCCAAGGACGTGCTCACCCGCGGTCCCGCCGACCGCTGA